Proteins found in one Fusarium keratoplasticum isolate Fu6.1 chromosome 12, whole genome shotgun sequence genomic segment:
- a CDS encoding GMC-OxRdtase-N domain-containing protein: MTTQTLPADSANGYDYLIVGGGTAGCVVASRLSAYLPKKRILLIEGGPSDVGDNRVLILKDRIQTIGTDLDYGYTSVPQPNGNSHILHSRAKVLGGCSSHNDMISFRTTEYDAFLWQKLGCKGWTFDLFNRLLDKLRTTVRLPHPRDQNKMCNDWIESARAALGVDKVQDFNHMISSKAGLQEGVGWCNVSYDPDTGHRNSASIAYLHPTFRGDEKRPGLTVLTDAWVSKVHLEGDTATGIDVALKSGEMHTLRARQEIILCAGAIDTPRLLLLSGIGPREHLESVGIQVTSDISGVGENLMDHPLTTMLYELNRTPPQNTVANSDTALFLRSKPFNHNGDDGHIPDVMVHIFTIPFVDDLQRLGYEIPEPERCFHFMPLIPRPKSVGRLYLKSNNPHKKPALDFQYFTDKDGYDSSILVDGIKACRKIAEQEPFKSWIKREIAPGPDLTTDTQLDEFARRASGTVYHPACTTKMGDIETDPMAVVDTELRVRGIKGLRVADAGVFPTMLSVNPMLTVLAVGERCAELVALDAGWKENMPKL; this comes from the exons ATGACGACGCAGACGCTTCCCGCCGACTCCGCCAACGGCTATGACTACCTGATCGTTGGTGGAGGAACGGCCGGCTGTGTGGTTGCGAGCCGACTATCCGCCTATCTACCAAAGAAACGTATCCTGCTTATCGAAGGCGGGCCTAGTGATGTCGGGGACAACCgtgtcttgatcttgaaAGATCGTATTCAGACCATCGGCACAGACCTTGACTATGGCTATACAAGCGTGCCTCAGCCAAATG GCAATAGTCACATCCTCCATTCGCGTGCCAAGGTGCTGGGAGGGTGCTCCAGCCACAACGACATGATTTCGTTCCGAACGACCGAGTACGACGCATTTCTCTGGCAGAAGCTGGGGTGCAAAGGCTGGACCTTTGATCTTTTCAATCGCCTTCTGGACAAGTTGCGGACTACCGTACGGCTCCCTCACCCCCGAGATCAGAACAAGATGTGCAACGATTGGATCGAGTCTGCGAGGGCTGCCTTGGGTGTCGACAAGGTTCAGGACTTTAACCACATGATATCGTCAAAAGCTGGTCTCCAGGAAGGCGTCGGGTGGTGCAATGTCTCTTATGATCCGGATACGGGCCATCGCAACAGCGCCAGCATTGCGTACTTGCATCCAACCTTTCGAGGGGACGAGAAGCGTCCGGGTTTGACGGTGCTTACTGACGCTTGGGTTTCAAAAGTCCACCTTGAGGGAGATACCGCAACTGGCATTGATGTGGCTCTCAAGTCGGGAGAGATGCATACTTTGCGCGCCAGACAAGAAATCATTCTCTGTGCTGGTGCCATAGATACTCCCCGGCTACTCCTACTATCAGGAATCGGACCCCGGGAACACCTGGAATCAGTCGGCATTCAGGTCACCAGCGACATCTCTGGGGTTGGAGAGAACCTGATGGATCACCCTCTGACAACAATGCTTTACGAGCTGAACCGTACGCCTCCCCAAAACACCGTCGCAAATTCGGACACGGCCCTGTTCTTGCGTTCCAAACCCTTCAACCACAACGGAGACGACGGGCATATCCCCGATGTCATGGTCCATATCTTCACCATCCCCTTTGTTGACGACCTTCAGCGCCTTGGGTACGAGattccagagccagagcgTTGCTTCCATTTTATGCCCCTGATTCCTCGCCCCAAATCAGTAGGACGACTTTATCTCAAGTCCAACAATCCACACAAGAAGCCAGCTCTTGATTTCCAATACTTCACCGACAAGGACGGCTACGATTCTTCCATTCTCGTCGACGGCATAAAAGCATGCCGAAAGATAGCGGAGCAAGAGCCTTTCAAGTCCTGGATCAAGCGCGAGATCGCACCGGGGCCAGATCTCACCACAGATACACAACTAGACGAGTTTGCTCGTCGGGCCTCGGGAACCGTATACCACCCTGCATGCACAACAAAGATGGGTGACATCGAGACAGACCCCATGGCCGTGGTGGACACAGAGCTGAGAGTGCGCGGGATAAAGGGACTGAGGGTTGCTGATGCGGGTGTTTTCCCAACTATGCTTTCTGTAAACCCAATGCTGACGGTGCTTGCCGTCGGCGAGCGTTGTGCTGAGCTCGTTGCACTTGACGCGGGCTGGAAGGAGAATATGCCAAAGCTATAG
- a CDS encoding Zn(2)-C6 fungal-type domain-containing protein — protein MVSKAWRVRFAPSSQVVPAIHGPPKDTNLDSPVLRRQPKSKSACRECRLRRVKCDETYPVCRHCARRGTVCTPAPRKTVWKLEMPLLIQQACCGDGTTPSMLLQYYFEQVCHIMVLDPDINPLALPILDLFKESSALLHVVQSIAAAHMKGFRDANTSDCLVERGQTLLCIQQELLQTRKKAIATFLAIFLLGISSPWIEGTTGLEHLVGARALIDSILGDPTADPSDPAIQLIVGNYIWWEMAASFNLDHRFHRPLSVEFISKTVEASQQEYHPMAGYSLGIFYAVAKVTHYCRGVVDGQPRDLALEASLEDEMLAWTPSHDDELLFLLSDAYRKHGLIQLYRICDRDPEQSELDSETMIRQWASEAMEGLLRIPPTSPYLNFQPIPLMSAASEIPAHKVQQREEVKIRFKAIYSLTRLPVMLDAITLLEEIWELRRLGITTTWLVLLLERGQVFPLA, from the coding sequence ATGGTTTCCAAAGCCTGGCGCGTCCGCTTTGCTCCGTCTTCCCAGGTCGTCCCCGCAATCCATGGGCCCCCCAAAGACACAAACCTCGACTCCCCTGTCCTACGCCGACAGCCCAAGAGCAAGTCCGCCTGCCGGGAGTGCAGGCTGCGGAGGGTGAAATGCGATGAGACATACCCTGTGTGTCGACACTGCGCGCGTCGGGGAACAGTCTGCACCCCGGCACCCCGCAAGACCGTGTGGAAACTGGAGATGCCACTCCTCATCCAACAGGCGTGCTGCGGAGATGGGACGACTCCATCTATGCTGCTGCAGTACTACTTTGAGCAGGTCTGCCACATCATGGTGCTCGACCCTGACATCAACCCGCTAGCGTTGCCTATCCTGGACCTCTTCAAGGAGTCATCGGCTCTCTTGCATGTCGTGCAGAGCATTGCCGCGGCACATATGAAGGGCTTCCGCGACGCCAACACAAGTGACTGCCTTGTTGAGCGAGGACAGACATTACTATGCATCCAACAAGAGCTCCTACAGACTCGAAAGAAGGCAATCGCCACATTTCTTGCCATCTTCCTGCTGGGCATTTCATCGCCTTGGATCGAAGGAACTACGGGCCTCGAACACTTGGTGGGTGCTCGAGCCCTCATCGACTCCATCTTGGGTGACCCTACAGCCGACCCTTCCGATCCTGCAATACAGCTCATCGTGGGAAATTACATCTGGTGGGAGATGGCAGCCTCATTTAATCTGGACCATCGGTTCCACAGGCCATTGTCTGTTGAGTTCATCTCCAAGACCGTTGAGGCCAGCCAGCAAGAGTACCACCCTATGGCAGGTTACTCTTTGGGCATATTCTACGCCGTCGCCAAAGTAACGCACTATTGCCGTGGAGTAGTAGATGGGCAACCTCGTGACCTTGCGCTCGAGGCAAGTCTGGAAGACGAAATGCTAGCATGGACACCCAGCCACGACGATGAGCTGCTCTTCCTTCTAAGCGATGCGTATCGAAAACATGGCCTGATACAGCTTTATCGAATCTGTGATCGTGATCCCGAGCAGTCAGAACTGGACAGCGAGACCATGATACGACAATGGGCCAGCGAGGCGATGGAGGGTTTGCTGCGTATCCCTCCAACCTCGCCGTATCTCAATTTTCAGCCCATCCCCCTCATGTCTGCCGCCTCTGAGATACCGGCCCACAAGGTTCAGCAGCGAGAGGAGGTCAAGATCCGGTTCAAGGCCATATACTCCTTGACCCGCCTTCCGGTCATGCTGGACGCCAtcacccttcttgaggaaATATGGGAGCTGAGGCGTCTGGGGATCACTACTACGTGGCTTGTCCTCTTGCTCGAGAGAGGCCAAGTGTTTCCATTGGCCTGA
- a CDS encoding GMC-OxRdtase-N domain-containing protein — MSLPAMSTVTELSNPNFDYVIVGGGTAGCVIASRLAESLPDHKILMIEAGPSDLDEKQILDLRNMYNLMGSEFDYSYKSVEQPNGNSNILHSRAKVLGGCSSHNGSLAVHPFEYDCKKWEEAGAVGWDWETMKRLIKKLRTPIVPIHERHRNPIVYDFMEATNKALDIPIVDSVNHEITSANGLSKGGVSFCSLTYDQNTGYRVSASVAYIHPILKGKERRPNLTILTNGWVDRINVVDGTATGVNLTLESGRKVKINARKETILCAGTIDTPRLMLLSGIGPRNELEKLNVPVVNDLPGVGENLMDHPEAIITWELHEPLEDKTVMWADAALLARREPANIHGDDGTVPDAMMHIYTMPFDIHQAALGYDMPKNVFSLTPNVPRSRSRGKVWLKSADPKEHPAIDFRYYTDPDGYDEKTIVWSFRAARAIVNQQPLKKWIKREVAPGPGCQTDQELSEYGRKTGNTVYHPCGTAKMGDTVHDPMAVVDPQLRVKGIKKLRVADASVFPLIPTINLMLTVLAVGERAAEFIVAEANRSVANL, encoded by the exons ATGTCCCTCCCAGCCATGTCAACAGTTACAGAGCTCAGCAACCCCAACTTTGACTATGTCATCGTTGGAGGAGGCACGGCTGGCTGCGTCATAGCCAGTAGGCTGGCCGAGTCTCTCCCCGATCACAAGATCCTCATGATCGAGGCCGGACCCAGTGATCTGGATGAGAAACAAATCCTTGACTTGCGAAACATGTACAACCTGATGGGAAGCGAGTTCGACTATAGCTACAAGTCGGTTGAGCAGCCAAATG GGAACAGCAACATCCTTCACTCGCGCGCCAAGGTTCTCGGTGGCTGCTCGAGTCACAATGGCAGTCTCGCCGTGCACCCTTTTGAGTACGACTGCAAGAAGTGGGAAGAGGCTGGCGCCGTTGGATGGGACTGGGAAACGATGAAGCGACTCATCAAGAAGTTGCGGACGCCCATTGTGCCCATCCATGAGCGACACCGAAACCCCATCGTTTACGACTTCATGGAGGCGACCAACAAGGCTCTGGACATCCCGATTGTTGACAGCGTCAACCACGAGATCACCTCGGCAAATGGCCTCTCAAAGGGCGGTGTGTCATTCTGCTCTCTGACATACGACCAAAACACTGGCTATCGAGTCAGCGCAAGCGTTGCCTACATCCACCCCATcctgaagggcaaggagaggCGCCCCAACctcaccatcctcaccaATGGTTGGGTGGACCGCATCAATGTCGTCGATGGAACGGCTACAGGAGTCAACTTGACCCTTGAATCTGGAAGAAAGGTCAAGATCAATGCCAGGAAGGAGACTATCCTGTGCGCCGGCACCATCGACACGCCGAGACTGATGCTCCTCTCTGGCATTGGCCCCCGCaacgagctcgagaagctcaacgtcCCAGTGGTCAATGATCTTCCCGGCGTTGGAGAGAACCTCATGGATCATCcggaagccatcatcacctgGGAGCTCCACGAGCCtctcgaggacaagacggTCATGTGGGCTGATGCTGCTCTCCTTGCGCGCCGTGAGCCTGCCAACATCCACGGAGACGACGGCACCGTCCCTGATGCCATGATGCACATCTACACCATGCCGTTTGACATCCATCAGGCTGCTCTGGGTTATGACATGCCCAAGAACGTCTTCTCCCTGACACCGAACGTCCCTAGATCCCGTTCACGAGGAAAGGTGTGGCTCAAGTCTGCCGATCCCAAAGAACACCCCGCCATTGACTTTCGATACTACACCGACCCTGACGGATACGATGAAAAGACCATCGTCTGGTCCTTTAGAGCTGCTCGCGCCATCGTCAACCAACAGCCACTGAAGAAGTGGATCAAGCGAGAGGTCGCACCAGGCCCTGGCTGCCAGACTGACCAGGAGCTGTCCGAGTACGGGCGCAAGACTGGAAACACAGTATACCATCCTTGCGGCACAGCCAAGATGGGAGACACTGTCCATGACCCCATGGCCGTGGTGGATCCTCAACTGAGggtcaagggcatcaagaagctccgcGTTGCCGACGCCAGCGTGTTTCCCTTGATTCCTACCATCAACCTCATGTTGACTGTGTTGGCGGTTGGAGAGCGTGCTGCCGAGTTTATCGTTGCTGAAGCGAATAGAAGCGTTGCGAACTTGTAA
- a CDS encoding Aldedh domain-containing protein — protein MAPSPLSVQLTAPNGVTYEQPLGLFINNEFVAARSGETIDAVNPFNESVIARVHAAGAKDVDTAVQAAREAFNGPWGEVTCTERGRLLSRLADLVEAQAETLATVESWDGGKPFHVALQEDVQEVIAVFRYYAGYADKLHGQVIETEKNQHVFTTREPIGVCGQIIPWNYPLSMAAWKLGPAIATGNCVVIKAAEQTPLSILYLATLFKEAGYPKGVVNVINGYGRDAGAALASHMGVDKIAFTGSTQTGREIMKLASGNLKSITLETGGKSPLVVFDDADLDKAAYWGHVGIMSNAGQVCTANSRIFVHEKVYDDFLRRFLEKAASAKVGDPFAADTFQGPQVSQAQRDRILQYIEIGKSEGGTLALGGKVHETAGSGRGYFVEPTVFTNVKDDMTIYREEIFGPVAAVLSFKTEDEVIKRANDTFFGLGAALFTKDVSRVHRISRKIQSGTVWVNSSNNSDIRAPFGGYKQSGVGRECGQAGIEAYTNIKTVYITLD, from the exons atggcaccCTCTCCCCTCTCTGTCCAGTTAACTGCTCCTAACGGGGTCACCTACGAGCAACCCCTTGGCTTGTTCATCAACAATGAGTTTGTTGCCGCTCGGTCAGGCGAAACCATTGACGCTGTCAACCCTTT TAACGAATCCGTCATCGCACGAGTCCACGCCGCCGGGGCCAAGGATGTTGATACTGCCGTTCAGGCTGCCCGTGAGGCCTTCAATGGGCCCTGGGGAGAAGTGACGTGCACTGAGAGGGGTCGTCTTCTGAGCCGTCTGgctgatcttgtcgaggctCAAGCTGAGACGCTGGCTACTGTTGAGTCGTGGGACGGTG GCAAGCCATTCCATGTTGCCCTGCAAGAGGACGTACAGGAGGTCATCGCCGTGTTCAGATACTATGCGGGATACGCAGACAAATTACATGGCCAAG TAATCGAGACTGAAAAGAACCAGCATGTCTTCACCACCCGCGAACCTATTGGTGTCTGTGGCCAAATTATCCCTTGGAACTACCCCCTCAGCATGGCAGCCTGGAAGCTGGGTCCTGCCATCGCGACTGGAAACTGCGTTGTCATCAAGGCAGCCGAGCAGACACCGCTATCCATCCTATACCTAGCGACTCTTTTCAAGGAAGCTGGCTATCCAAAGGGTGTCGTCAATGTCATCAATGGTTATGGTAGAGATGCAGGCGCTGCCCTTGCGTCGCACATGGGTGTTGACAAGATCGCCTTTACCGGCTCGACACAGACCGGCCGAGAGATTATGAAGCTCGCGTCAGGAAACCTCAAGAGTATTACTCTGGAAACAG GCGGAAAGTCACCGCTGGTCGTCTtcgacgatgccgacctAGACAAGGCAGCATACTGGGGACATGTTGGAATCATGTCAAACGCCGGCCAGGTCTGCACTGCCAACAGCCGAATCTTTGTGCACGAAAAGGTCTACGACGACTTTCTCCGCCGGTTCCTGGAAAAGGCTGCCTCTGCCAAGGTCGGAGACCCTTTCGCGGCCGACACGTTCCAGGGCCCCCAGGTCAGCCAGGCGCAGCGAGACAGGATTCTCCAGTACATTGAGATTGGAAAGTCCGAAGGCGGAACGCTGGCCCTCGGAGGTAAGGTCCACGAAACTGCTGGTAGCGGCAGAGGGTACTTTGTTGAGCCAACCGTCTTTACAAACGTCAAGGACGACATGACAATTTACCGTGAAGAGATCTTTGGTCCGGTCGCTGCCGTCCTTTCATTCAAGACAGAAGACGAGGTTATCAAACGAGCAAATGACACCTTCTTTGGTCTTGGTGCTGCTCTTTTTACTAAAGATGTGAGCCGGGTTCATCGAATCTCGCGCAAGATACAAAGCGGTA CTGTCTGggtcaacagcagcaacaactcGGATATCCGAGCGCCGTTTGGAGGATACAAGCAATCGGGGGTTGGTCGCGAGTGTGGGCAAGCTGGAATCGAAGCTtacaccaacatcaagactGTTTATATCACGCTGGACTAG
- a CDS encoding Ysc84 domain-containing protein, whose amino-acid sequence MQKVTSKLPSWDKTKTQSKKGFDKVWGWADKLGAPINRLSNRIGSEAFWPTTLDKESDKAARILRSFCKDGFYTEEEKPADQAGPKQKQRVLKKIPQKVIENAVGLAIFTTMRTGLWVSGAGGSGVLVARKEDGTWSPPSGIMLHTAGLGFLVGVDIYDCVVVINNRKALEAFTKIRATLGGEISAVAGPVGAGGVLENDGKWKQANRPVFTYLKSRGFYAGVQVDGTIIIERTDENARFYGEEIRVADILAGKARHPPPEIKMLMETLKAAEGRTDVDEDLMEELEGQPAPGDVDVDAPGEGKIFGIPDPEDPDPYGVLALEKEGLEIREAATRSRPSSQQFEYNPSPTSPVYNKFFRRSMETAVKSNRDSFASSPKSRLSTEVSYTTSEAGTQTDPVIVTSIASTPDSLKYGAQDDERSIYEDVAEMDYADSPYHHTNGNPWSSQQETGIIHHEGEYNFSAANDEKTQPRSATPTRVPPPLPPRASTTNLEFEDVSLKDTEAK is encoded by the exons ATGCAAAAGGTCACGTCAAAGTTGCCGTCTTgggacaagaccaagacccaGAGCAAGAAGGGGTTCGACAAGGTATGGGGATGGGCTGATAAGCTGGGTGCGCCCATAAATAGACTCTCGAATCGGATTGGGAGTGAGGCTTTTTGGCCTACGACGTTGGATAAGGAGAGCGACAAGGCAGCCAGGATTTTGAGATCATTCTGCA AGGATGGCTTCTACACTGAGGAAGAAAAACCAGCAGACCAAGCAGGCCCCAAGCAAAAACAACGAGTCCTAAAAAAGATTCCCCAAAAAGTCATAGAAAACGCCGTCGGCCTCGCAATCTTTACAACAATGCGCACTGGCCTCTGGGTTTCCGGGGCCGGCGGATCCGGCGTCCTGGTAGCTCGCAAAGAAGACGGCACCTGGTCTCCCCCATCGGGCATCATGCTCCACACAGCCGGACTTGGATTTCTCGTCGGAGTCGACATTTACGATTGTGTTGTGGTGATTAACAATCGCAAGGCTCTTGAGGCGTTTACAAAGATTCGGGCGACGCTTGGTGGCGAGATTAGCGCTGTCGCCGGACCCGTCGGAGCCGGTGGCGTTTTGGAGAATGACGGCAAGTGGAAGCAGGCTAACAGGCCTGTTTTCACTTATCTCAAGTCTCGAGGGTTCTACGCCGGTGTTCAAGTCGATGGTACCATCATTATTGAGCGGACGGATGAGAATGCGCGCTTTTATGGCGAGGAGATACGCGTCGCTGACATCTTGGCTGGCAAAGCGCGTCATCCGCCACCGGAAATCaagatgttgatggagaCGTTGAAGGCTGCGGAAGGTCGAAcagatgttgatgaagacCTCATGGAAGAGCTAGAAGGGCAACCTGCACCCGGCGACGTTGACGTCGATGCTCCAGGCGAGGGCAAGATCTTTGGCATCCCAGACCCCGAGGATCCAGATCCATATGGTGTGCTcgccttggagaaggaaggTCTCGAGATCCGAGAGGCTGCGACACGCTCAAGACCTTCAAGTCAGCAATTCGAGTATAATCCCAGCCCAACAAGCCCAGTCTACAACAAATTCTTCCGACGGAGCATGGAGACAGCAGTCAAGAGCAATCGCGACAGCTTCGCCTCATCACCCAAGTCAAGATTAAGCACGGAAGTAAGCTACACAACGTCCGAGGCTGGAACACAGACAGATCCTGTCATCGTCACTTCAATCGCAAGCACCCCCGACAGTCTCAAGTATGGAGCACAGGATGATGAGCGAAGCATCTACGAAGATGTTGCCGAGATGGACTATGCCGACAGTCCATATCACCACACCAACGGGAATCCATGGAGTTCCCAACAAGAGACTGGCATTATTCACCATGAAGGAGAATACAACTTCTCAGCCGCCAATGATGAAAAGACCCAGCCTCGGAGCGCAACCCCGACAAGGGTGCCGCCGCCACTGCCACCAAGAGCCTCCACAACCAAcctcgagtttgaggatgTCAGCCTCAAGGACACTGAAGCTAAGTGA
- a CDS encoding Carboxylic ester hydrolase: MWFHVDRVKPNPDYLPTLGQAKGAPALHYSQQQVNLLFTNVIEQTISYFPPGWALDKTMSMTIVACDALDGKSDGVVSRTDLCKLHFDIDDVVGEPYSCDAIESNGSLRSHVAKSTATPAQSDIVMA, from the exons ATGTGGTTTCACGTTGATCGCGTCAAACCGAACCCCGACTACCTACCCACCTTAGGTCAA GCAAAGGGTGCCCCTGCTCTCCACTacagccagcagcaggtcAACCTTCTCTTTACCAATGTCATCGAGCAAACCATCAGCTACTTCCCCCCAGGTTGGGCACTCGATAAGACCATGAGCATGACTATTGTGGCTTGTGATGCCTTGGATGGAAAGTCGGACGGTGTCGTCTCACGGACCGATCTCTGCAAACTGCATTTCGACATTGACGACGTTGTTGGGGAGCCTTATTCATGCGACGCGATTGAGTCCAACGGGTCACTACGAAGCCACGTTGCCAAGAGCACTGCCACACCGGCGCAGAGCGACATAGTCATGGCCTAA
- a CDS encoding Multifunctional fusion protein, whose protein sequence is MSFQLINQARRAHGPLTQRLVAPARAFGTFRTPPIRNEPNPSYEKGSKERQELQKALQSLKQKLPVKLPLEISGQNVKHSATARQTMPSSHQTVLAEYPLTTSEQVAEAIESALEAKKKWQDMSFNDRAAVFLRAAELIATKYRYEIMAATMLGQGKNIWQAEIDSAAESCDFLRFNVHYAAELLKQQNTMNDVGVWNRTEYRPLEGFVYAISPFNFTAIGANLTVAPAIMGNVVIWKPSDSAIYSSWLLQKILQEAGLPKGVIQFLPGNPETVTDAVLKHPDFAALHFTGSTDVFRSLYGKIAEGVASGAYVSYPRIIGETGGKNFHLVHGSADIRNAVVNTIRGAFEYQGQKCSATSRLYVAESVWPEFKKELIAETEKIQVGSPEDFSNFVGPVIHQRSWEKLDSVISKAKADKEVTILTGGHTDKSEGWYIQPTIFQTTNPHHEMLKTEFFGPLLTVYVYPDAEYEQTLSLIDKSTKFALTGAVFARDQDAIKAAEEGLRQSAGNFYINSKSSGAVVGHQPFGGSRASGTNDKATSTNLISRFTSIRSMKEDLVGAYEVEYPSNKV, encoded by the exons ATGTCTTTCcaactcatcaaccaagCTCGTCGTGCTCATGGCCCTCTGACCCAGCGGTTGGTGGCACCAGCCAGGGCATTTGGCACCTTCAGGACGCCGCCCATCCGCAATGAACCCAAC CCATCCTACGAGAAAGGAAGTAAGGAACGTCAGGAGTTGCAGAAGGCTTTGCAGTCGCTCAAGCAGAAACTGCCAGTTAAGCTGCCACTGGAGATTTCTGGTCAGAAT GTCAAGCACAGTGCAACAGCCCGTCAGACGATGCCGTCTTCTCATCAGACAGTGCTGGCCGAGTATCCCCTGACAACATCGGAGCAGGTCGCGGAAGCTATCGAGTCTGCCCTCGAGGCTAAGAAGAAGTGGCAAGACATGTCCTTCAACGATCGCGCTGCCGTCTTCCTGAGGGCTGCCGAACTCATTGCGACTAAGTACCGCTATGAGATAATGGCTGCGACCATGCTGGGACAGGGAAAGAATATCTGGCAGGCAGAGATTGACTCCGCTGCTGAGAGCTGTGATTTTCTCAG GTTTAATGTGCACTACGCCGCTGAGCTGCTGAAGCAACAAAACACCATGAACGACGTCGGTGTTTGGAA CCGAACGGAATATCGTCCTTTGGAAGGATTCGTCTACGCCATCAGCCCCTTCAACTTCACGGCCATTGGAGCAAACCTGACAGTGGCTCCGGCAATCATGGGCAACGTGGTCATCTGGAAGCCCTCCGACTCGGCCATCTATTCTAGCTGGCTGCTCCAAAAGATCTTGCAAGAAGCTGGTCTCCCCAAGGGTGTCATCCAATTCCTGCCTGGTAACCCAGAGACGGTCACGGATGCCGTGTTGAAGCATCCCGACTTTGCCGCCCTGCATTTTACGGGCTCAACCGATGTCTTCCGCTCCTTGTATGGAAAGATCGCGGAGGGAGTTGCCTCGGGTGCGTATGTGAGCTACCCACGCATCATTGGAGAGACAGGCGGCAAGAATTTCCATCTGGTCCATGGAAGCGCGGATATCCGCAATGCTGTCGTCAACACTATCCGTGGCGCCTTTGAGTATCAAGGCCAGAAGTGCTCCGCCACGTCGCGTCTCTACGTCGCCGAGTCGGTATGGCCCGAATTCAAGAAGGAGTTGATCGCCGAGACGGAAAAGATCCAGGTTGGATCGCCAGAGGACTTTAGCAACTTTGTCGGCCCCGTTATTCATCAGCGATCTTGGGAGAAGCTTGACTCTGTaatctccaaggccaaggcagacAAGGAAGTCACCATTCTCACAGGAGGGCACACGGACAAATCCGAGGGATGGTACATTCAGCCTACCATCTTCCAAACGACTAACCCGCACCATGAGATGCTCAAGACGGAATTCTTTGGACCTTTGCTGACGGTTTATGTCTACCCGGATGCCGAGTACGAGCAGACCTTGTCTCTGATTGACAAGTCCACCAAGTTTGCTCTCACGGGAGCCGTCTTTGCTCGTGATcaagacgccatcaaggctgctgaggagggtCTTCGCCAGTCTGCTGGAAACTTTTACATCAACAGCAAGAGCAGTGGCGCGGTAGTTGGCCATCAGCCTTTTGGAGGGTCCCGGGCCAGCGGAACCAACGACAAGGCTACGAGCACAAACTTGATCTCTCGCTTCACTAGCATCCGAAGCATGAAGGAGGATCTTGTCGGGGCGTACGAAGTTGAGTACCCTTCCAACAAGGTGTAG